From Paenibacillus sp. FSL H8-0537:
GAATCACGATGAGATAAATAATGACCTGTCGCAGGAATATCGTATTACGCCAAGAATGAGCGGGAAATTTAAGCAAACAAAATCCTCCGATGCTGCTTTTATAAGTTGTGAGCAAGTATTGTGTCTTCCAGCAGACAAAAGTCGAAGAAACCTCTCCCTACTTCAGATTACTACCTCTTTCCGCATACCACTGGTTTACCTCCGCTGTTGTGCTGCTCCCGCCCAGCTTATTCCAATCGTCTACAAACCGGTCAAATTCGTCGATAGAACTGCCAAGTATAATATTAATGAAGGTGTCGATTTGAAGATTATACAAAATCGCTTGCTTCACAAGCATCGTTTCCGTTGGTGGTCCTACAAAGCTTTCGTATAATAGCTGGTCTTTCTTCATATATTGGTCAAGGATGGAAAAAGCACCAGATGGCCCATAGGTCCGCTCCCAGCCCCAGCTTGACTCTTTATTCGCATTTCCGGAACGGGAAATTTCGATATTTTTATAGATGAAACTGGCTTCATCCTTTAAGACCGAATGATCGCCGTTTCCGCCAGCCTCAGCTATTTGGCGATACGCCTCCAGATTCTTCATTGCCGGGAACGGCGTCACTGGAGAAAGCTTCCAGACCGGAAACGGGGAGCTGTAATAGGTTTCATATTCCGCTGTCCCACCCCAGTTCTTCTCCAGATGCAAATTAAAAAGCTTAACGATTGCTTCAGGATGCGGATACCCTTTTCTGACGGCAAAAAAATGGCTGGTGTTGAACCGCAGCGGAACCTTTGGTGCTTCTCCTGATACAGAAACGATCGGAAAGGCCTGCCACTCCGCATTTGGTTCATTAGCACGGCTTGATTGAACCGTAAAAGACCCCCATTGCTCTCCATAAAGCATGCCAACTTTCCCCTCAGCAATTAGCTTTTCTTCTTTCAAGCCATCCTTAAGAGCAAATTCGCTATCAATTTGACCATCCCGATACATATTTTGAAGAACCTTTAACGCCTCTTTCACTTCTGGTTGAATCCCGCCATATAAGAGTTTTCCCGACGCGTCCTTCATCCATATATTAGGATAAGCCTTATAGCCAGCCATAAAGCCTGTCAATCCCATAACGGGATCAAATAAATACTGAGTCACTGCTAGGCCAAACGTATCATGAATGCCGTTTTGGTCAGGGTCATTTTCTGTAAACGCTTTCGAAATAGCTAACACGTCGTCCATGGTTTTCGGCGGTTCTAATCCCACTTTGTTTAACCAATCTGTACGCAGCCATATAAACATCGCCCCTTCAATAGAAGAGCTGGTCTCTGGTATTCCCATCAGCTTCCCTTCAACCGTTGCTGCTTCAAAAGGCCCTGTCCCCTCTTGGCTTAAAATTTCCCTCGTAAACGATGAGCCATATTGCTCATAAGCTTCAGACAAATCCTGAATCAGTCCAGCATTGCTGAGCATCCTCAGCTGCTGCGCATTGACTTTGACGACATCGGGAATATTTCCTGAAGCAAAGGCCCCGCTTAGCTTCTGATGATAAAGGTCACCCTTGGCGATCCATTCATAATTGATTTTAATGCCAAGCACCTGTTCATATAGACGAATCCACCTATTATTCTCGAATGTTTCTCCCGGCAATTGGCTGATTAAATCCTCTAAGCTATCGTCGCTTTCTCTTGCAAAGGTTAGTTCAATAGCTGGATTATATGGGCTTAGCGCGGGCTCTTCATAAATAGTCCCTCCTTCAAGCCTGTTCGAGCTTTCTTTATTAGTGCCGCTGCTATAATCGCATGACGTTAGGAGTTGAACAGACAATAATGCAGCAAGCAAAAGCTTGACCTTGTTCATTATTGGTATTCTCAACAGGTGTGCCCCATTTCACATTAGAAAATATCGACCCAGTCTATTACTCTAATTATCCAAATAATGAGAAGAAACACAATACACATCTCTTTATATTGTTACCCATCCTTTACTTTAAAAGCAAATAAAAAATCCGCCCATCCCCTGCTTTGGATGATGGACGGATATATTTGTTAGATTAAATCTGACTTCTGCAGCAGCAGCTGAATCATCTTGGCCACCTCGGCTCTTGTCACCTGTGCTTTCGGAGCTAGCGTGCCTACGCCTCTCCCGCTTACGATGCCTCCTTGAATCGTGTCTGCTATTCCGTCTTTCGCCCAGCCAGCCGCCTCCGATGCATCGGTGTAAGGCTGTAACAGCTCGCTTGCGGATTGGTTCGGAAGCTTCGCCTTCTGACCAGTAACAACCATCGCCTTGGCTAAAATCGTCATTG
This genomic window contains:
- a CDS encoding extracellular solute-binding protein is translated as MNKVKLLLAALLSVQLLTSCDYSSGTNKESSNRLEGGTIYEEPALSPYNPAIELTFARESDDSLEDLISQLPGETFENNRWIRLYEQVLGIKINYEWIAKGDLYHQKLSGAFASGNIPDVVKVNAQQLRMLSNAGLIQDLSEAYEQYGSSFTREILSQEGTGPFEAATVEGKLMGIPETSSSIEGAMFIWLRTDWLNKVGLEPPKTMDDVLAISKAFTENDPDQNGIHDTFGLAVTQYLFDPVMGLTGFMAGYKAYPNIWMKDASGKLLYGGIQPEVKEALKVLQNMYRDGQIDSEFALKDGLKEEKLIAEGKVGMLYGEQWGSFTVQSSRANEPNAEWQAFPIVSVSGEAPKVPLRFNTSHFFAVRKGYPHPEAIVKLFNLHLEKNWGGTAEYETYYSSPFPVWKLSPVTPFPAMKNLEAYRQIAEAGGNGDHSVLKDEASFIYKNIEISRSGNANKESSWGWERTYGPSGAFSILDQYMKKDQLLYESFVGPPTETMLVKQAILYNLQIDTFINIILGSSIDEFDRFVDDWNKLGGSSTTAEVNQWYAERGSNLK